The Phaeobacter porticola genome contains the following window.
GGACACGATACCGGTATTCCTGCGCCATAAGATGCTATGCGTCGGTTGTTTGATCAGCCCGTTCCATACCACTGTCGATGCCTGTGCGGAATACAGCCTCGATGAGAGGGAATTCTTGGCCGAGCTTCGGGGTGCGGTGGGTCTTTAACGCCTGCTAGGCTTGACTGATCTCCACCAACGCGTGCGGGTTTGTCACCGTAATACGTTTGCGTTTACTCTGAACCAGACCGCGCTTTTCCCACCCGCTCAGCAGACGACTGATGGTATGCAGTGTTGTCGCAGTCAATTCGGATAGGTCCTGCCGGGTGATAGGAAAGTCAATCTCGATTCCATCGGGTGTTTTCCGACCCGTTTGATTAATCAGGCGCAGCAGCGCATTGGCGACGCGTTGTTCAACCTGCTGGGTCGCCATTTCCACGACACGGTTGTGCATTTCTTCCAGCCGGTTGCCGACAGTCTTGTAGGTTTCCGTCGAAAAGCCTTCGTAGTCGGCAACAAAGCTATCCCAGAGGCGTGTGGGCCAACTGAGCACAATGGACTCAGTCGCAGTCATGGCGGTGGCTGGATAGGTGTCGCGGCCAAAAGCCTTCGCGATCCCCAAGAGTTGCCCCGCTGGGATATGAAGCGCGGTCACTTGTTCGCCAGTAGGCGTGATGCGCACCACCCGGACATACCCGTCAAGCAGCATGAAAAAGCGATCTGCGGGCGCGCCCTCATCAAATATCGCAACGCTTTCGTCGCATCGGCTTGACGTGGCCTGATCGAGGATCGCACGAATGTCGCGCCGTTCCAGTTTAGAAAACGGCGGCAAATACGTGAGCAGGCTTTCGTCTAGCCGTGGCAACGTTTTGCGGGGTGATGTCTCGTTCATACAATTCGTTGTCCACGATGTAGCCGGAAAAGACCATAGATGACCGTTGCTGGTTCATTCGGAAAACCCACAAGCAGTTTGTCCTAGCGCAAAGTTCCACCACGCCATTTCGCTAGGCTTCGGGCCAACACCTAACGCGATCTGAAAGGAAAGACGATGATCCGCACATTGGCAACCGGCCTCGCAATCGCAGTTATGATGGGCAGCGCAGCGTTTGCTGAAACCTATCGCGATCTCTTCGCGATAGATCAAATCACGTCGATCGATTTGGAGCTAGCTACCCTGCCATGAAGAATGTGTTCGCACTTGTTCTCGGCCTTTTGCTGACAGTGTCACTGGCATTGTACGGCTCTACCGGTATGGCAAACGTCGGGCCTAACGTAGTCTTCTCTATGGAAATCTGCGCAGACGGAGTTGCGAAAACGGTGTCGTTCGACGCCAATGGTAACCCTGTTGAGCAAACGCAGACCTGCTCCAAGTGCCTGACATGTTGTCTAGCTCTCGAAGTTCTGCCCCCCGGAATGTGGTCGCTTGTTCCATCGTTGAATCGTTTGGACATGGAGGCGGTGAACCCCGTCGCTCCAAACCCCATCAAAAACAAACGAAACCTCTATCCCGCGCCGCGTGGCCCTCCGGATGAGCAATTTCCCATGCCGAGTCTGATCACATTTGATTGGTCAGCCAGCCGCCGAATGCTGCGCAGCGACGGGCGACCTATTCCTAAGGACGCCGCCGCATGAATATTTTACCATCCTCCCTAAAATTAATGGCGATATGCGCAACGGTACTCTTGTTCGGGCTTCCTGTTGCAGCAGACACAGTCCTGTCCAAGCTGTTGCCGGACCTCGCTGCTGCCGAACTGGTCGAGGGTGCCGACACCTTTGGCGGTATTCATCCCGACATTCCGGTTGTTCAGGTTTTAAAGGCCGGCGAGCGGATCGGTTGGGCCTACATTACGTCGGATTTTGTCTCAACCACTGGCTATTCCGGTAAGCCCATTCACACGATGGTTGCAATTGATGATGCCGCCCAGGTCATTGGCGTGGAACTTGTCAAGCACTCCGAACCGATTGTGCTGATCGGCATTCCAGACGCTAAGGTAAAGGCGTTGGTGGCCAACTACCGAGGTCTTGACTTGGTAGCCGAAGCTGAATCTGGCGGCACTGCACACCAGCTCGATATCATTTCAGGTGCGACTGTGACGATCATGGTGATCGACGATTCAATCGTTCGCGCCGGTCTTAAAGTGGCGCGCCAGCTTGGGCTGGGTGGCCTCGTGGTGGCCGAAGCAAGCGCGGGGCCGCAGTTTGAGATCCACCCTGACGCGGAAGCGGCGTCAGAGTGGATGACGCTGGAAGGTGACGGTACATTACGACGCCTCTCGCTCGACGTGGGTCAGATCAATGTCGCCTTTGCAGCGATGGAAGACGAACGTGCAGGCAAACGCGCCCTGACCGAAGACCCCGAGACAACATTCATTGAGATGCAAGCAGCGCTTGTTTCACACCCTGCGATTGGGCGTGCCATCTTGGGGGATGATGTTGCCGCCAATGTGCAAAACTGGCTGGACGAAGGCGATCATGCGGTCGCGATCGTAGGCCGAGGTCTCTATTCCTTTAAGGGGTCGGGTTATGTGCGTGGTGGCATTTTTGATCGGATTGTACTCATTCAAGATGACGTATCGGTCCGCTTCCGTGACCGGATGCACAAGCGGATCAACACCATCGCCGCCGAGGGCGCGCCAGTTTTTGCCGAAGCAGACCTGTTCAAAATTCCAGCTGACAGTGGCTTTGACCCCACCAAGCCTTTCCGCATCCAGCTTTTGGTGCAGCGCGACGTTGGTGCAATTGAAAAAGTATTCACCACCTTTGATCTTGGCTACCAATTGCCGCCTCAGTACATTCGCGCCATCGCCCCTGCACCCGCCGCGGAAATTCCGGACCGGGTCGCCGCAGTCACATCACAGACTGAGCTGGATGCGCAGCAGGCACTCTGGAAGCGGATATGGCTGGGCAAGCAGATCGAGATTTTTGTCCTGGGAGCCATGTTGGCCGTCTTGACAGGGGTGTTCTTTTTCCAGTTTTTTGCAGTCCGCAATGAGCGTGCTTTCTACTGGTTCCGCATAGGGTTTTTGACGGTAACGCTGATTTACCTGGGTTGGATTTGTAATGCGCAGCTGTCGGTGGTGAACCTGATGGCGCTGTTCAGTTCGCTTGTTTCCGGCTTCAGCTGGCAGGCGTTTTTGTTAGACCCGCTGACCTTTATCCTGTGGTTCTCGGTGGCGGCTGCACTCTTGTTCTGGGGGCGGGGTGCCTATTGTGGTTGGCTGTGCCCTTTTGGTGCGCTTCAGGAATTGCTCAATCAAGTGGCGCGCAAACTGCGCATTCCGCAGTGGACCCTGCCATGGGGCCTGAATGAGCGTCTATGGCCCTTGAAATATATGATTTTTCTCGGTCTGTTTGGTGTCTCTTTGACCAGCATCGAACAGGCCGAACGGTTGGCTGAGGTTGAACCGTTCAAGACGGCGATCATCCTGAACTTTGTCCGCGCATGGCCATTCGTAGCTTATGCAGCCGCCCTGCTGATCGCTGGGCTGTTCGTCGAACGGTTTTTCTGCCGCTACCTATGCCCTTTGGGCGCGGCACTCGCCATTCCCGCACGTTTGCGGATGTTCGACTGGCTCAAGCGATACAAGGAATGTGGCAGCCCGTGTCAGACTTGCGCACATCAATGCCCCGTTCAGGCGATCCATCCAACAGGTGAGATTAACCCAAACGAGTGCATCAACTGCCTGCATTGTCAGGTGCTCTATCAATCAGAAACAA
Protein-coding sequences here:
- a CDS encoding DUF1858 domain-containing protein, whose translation is MRQPKLDDPDLPLADLMTYWPDTIPVFLRHKMLCVGCLISPFHTTVDACAEYSLDEREFLAELRGAVGL
- a CDS encoding Crp/Fnr family transcriptional regulator, producing the protein MNETSPRKTLPRLDESLLTYLPPFSKLERRDIRAILDQATSSRCDESVAIFDEGAPADRFFMLLDGYVRVVRITPTGEQVTALHIPAGQLLGIAKAFGRDTYPATAMTATESIVLSWPTRLWDSFVADYEGFSTETYKTVGNRLEEMHNRVVEMATQQVEQRVANALLRLINQTGRKTPDGIEIDFPITRQDLSELTATTLHTISRLLSGWEKRGLVQSKRKRITVTNPHALVEISQA
- a CDS encoding NosR/NirI family protein — translated: MNILPSSLKLMAICATVLLFGLPVAADTVLSKLLPDLAAAELVEGADTFGGIHPDIPVVQVLKAGERIGWAYITSDFVSTTGYSGKPIHTMVAIDDAAQVIGVELVKHSEPIVLIGIPDAKVKALVANYRGLDLVAEAESGGTAHQLDIISGATVTIMVIDDSIVRAGLKVARQLGLGGLVVAEASAGPQFEIHPDAEAASEWMTLEGDGTLRRLSLDVGQINVAFAAMEDERAGKRALTEDPETTFIEMQAALVSHPAIGRAILGDDVAANVQNWLDEGDHAVAIVGRGLYSFKGSGYVRGGIFDRIVLIQDDVSVRFRDRMHKRINTIAAEGAPVFAEADLFKIPADSGFDPTKPFRIQLLVQRDVGAIEKVFTTFDLGYQLPPQYIRAIAPAPAAEIPDRVAAVTSQTELDAQQALWKRIWLGKQIEIFVLGAMLAVLTGVFFFQFFAVRNERAFYWFRIGFLTVTLIYLGWICNAQLSVVNLMALFSSLVSGFSWQAFLLDPLTFILWFSVAAALLFWGRGAYCGWLCPFGALQELLNQVARKLRIPQWTLPWGLNERLWPLKYMIFLGLFGVSLTSIEQAERLAEVEPFKTAIILNFVRAWPFVAYAAALLIAGLFVERFFCRYLCPLGAALAIPARLRMFDWLKRYKECGSPCQTCAHQCPVQAIHPTGEINPNECINCLHCQVLYQSETTCPVVIKKMKRRAKDRAGPDLERFVDHPNQKIKTTTT